Genomic DNA from Telopea speciosissima isolate NSW1024214 ecotype Mountain lineage chromosome 2, Tspe_v1, whole genome shotgun sequence:
AGGGGTTCAATTTCATGACCTTGGCAGGGGTTGGGGGTTGGGCTAAGATTTTCAGCCCATaggtcgggccagggttgagaaTCCTGAGCCCAAGTTAGAGCCCAGTTGGACCTGGGCTTAGGCCTTGGTTTCAACATTATGTGTATATTTATACATTTTTTATATATGGGAAATGGAAATGCAGTTTTCCAGCTCAATTTGGTCTTGACAAAGTGGGCCTAAGCCCAGCCCGCCCTGATCCAATGGGGCTGAGCCTAGGCTGAAACATCTCAGCTTGagatgggcttgggctgagcaCTGGGATCTCCCGAGCTGGGCCTTGGTTTTCATAAATCCAGCCCAAGTTGGTCCTGTTGCACTCCTACCTCATAGGAGAGGCCTTTGTGTACAACCTTAATTAGACTTATCATTTGGCAGATCGAGgatccgtttggttgcaagaaaAGTGAGGACATTAAATCAATTTTAAGGGGAAGGGATTCTTGTAGGGGAGGGGGGCATCGACAATTCGTAAGTAGGGGGTGCTTTTTGTCATTTTGGATGGGCATTTATGCCCATTAAACTGCACTTAATGCCGGTTGTGCATAAAAACTTTTGCccaatttaaaaaatgaaaataaaatattttctaatcATGATTATATTATTCCTTAAACTCTTATTAaatatttctaccaaaaaaaaagtcttatTAAATATGATAATCAAAATTTAagtggaattttatttttttcttaaaattaaaTCATTTGTCCATACAATATAGCaaaatttaataactaaatTTGAAATGCCGTAAAGTTAACCACCCAATCATCATGTTAGGTCACGGATTACAAAAGTTTAACGCtatggttttgatttgatttcacttttatttttcttattcccttgcaaccaaattaTGCTCAATGTGACAAATTTGACTTCTTACAATTGTTTGAAAATTTAATGGCGTTTAAAAAGAACGTATTTAATGCACATAACTCCCACCACTACAGGATCTGAAAAGGGTCATAGTATATAAAGCCTTAACCCCAACTTTATGGAGAAGTTGTTTCCAAAGATTCAACCCGTGACCACTTAGTCATAATGGATGTTTACTGCACCCAAATATTAATCACTCCTGGCCTGAGAGATCTGTCCCGTGAACATATATCCCACTAAAACCATCTTTTCATCACTTCTTACTGTTTCATGATCTTTTTCGTGGGGAGCTTCTATGTCACTAAGGGAGTGACGTTTAGTTCTTCACAGAAAAGGGAAATACCACACTACACGCGAGTAGTGGCTGTGGTGCGTCCATCCTAAGCCCCAGACCCAACTAGTCGCAGATCGAGTtccagaagagagagagagagagagcaaataATAGAAAATGTTTCCAATTTCCAGAGTCTCTTCTCTGAATCTAACACCGCTACAGCCTGCAAAAACACATTACAGTTCTTATTCTTCGTCTTTTTCTTCCCCTGTTTACAAGCCAATCTCCCAAATCACACTTCTCTCTTCAACAAAAAACCCCGCCCCAATTTCAGTTGAAACCCATTTGACTTCCACCTCAAACTACAGAGACAACACCTTACCCACCATGTCAGAAATAATGGATTCATCAAGAGCCCAGAACCTCCATCTTCAACTCCAAACCTTGGGGCCCTTTTTCAGGATCACAGCAACCAGCTTGAAGACCAAGAGAGAGCTTGGAAGGGCAGAAGGGCTAGTGAGGTTCTGGTTGGGAGGTAAGATTCTTCACTTGGACTCCATTAGATTGTGCAGAGAGACACTAAGCATGGAGAAATCAATCTTTGGTATTGGTTTGTTCATCGGAGCCGTGGCTATTCGGTATGGGTATGATTGTGGTTGCAGAATTGCAGAGCTTCTCGCCATTAATGACTCGGACCTTTACCATTCGAAGGTTAGTGAGTTCTTTCATCTTCTCATTTTTGTTGACACCTTAATTCGTGACGTTTAGAATTGTCACTACTGAAAGAAAATGGCATATCCTTGTATCTAATAGGTTAAATGTCAAATGTCAAACTCAAATTGAATCATATGCACTTCCATGTAATGTAATATACCCTTCCAACTTAAAAGAAAACGGCACATCCTTCCATTTATCCATGCACCCTTCATAATCCCATGCATCCTCTTGGTAGTTCTAGGTTTTTCAATGGTTTGTATTGCCAATTCCAtttaggctgaaatttgacatatgagcTTGGGACTTGAGAGTTGTCTTCAAAGTTGTAGTCCCATTAGACTTGCCAAGTGTAGAAGCAGTTCCCCATTTGAGGAGATTCCATCCTAAACTTCCGTTTTTAGGAAATCCAATTCCAAGTGTTTCAAGTTCATAGAACTATAAGAATGCCATCTTTGAGCCTTGCAAGTTGCACATGTGTTTTTATCTAGAACATGGCATGTCAAGTGGGGAGCAATTTGGTGGTGTGTAGGCCCCACGTAACTAATCGTATGAGGCTAAAAATTGGTTGGCAGGTATACCCCACGGTCCCCTACTTGCATGTCAAGCTTCAGCCCAAGCGAAGTTTTCCATATTATATAAAGCACTGAAAATATCTGGACTACCAAAAGGATGTAAAGATTGATAAGAGGATGCATGGACATGCATGGGAGTGTTTGTCATTTACATGAGAGGGTAAATTATTGAAATTGAATCCTTAAATTTGACTCATGGCTAATCCAGTGCATTCCCTAAACATTCTAACAGTCAGAATTGCCATATTATCCTTCCACGTAGCACAAATAGATGTACCAATCGGAAAGAAATCATGGTTGGCCCAATCTTTTTGCGTgttcttttttcccccctctATGCAATGGGATGAAACTTGAAGAATGAGGCTGATTGGGGGTCCTCTATAACATGATCCAACTCAAATTTGCCTAGTTGCGACGTCTAATTATCATCAGCCCTAAGACATctagaagaacccaaaaaagggGTTAAAAAAGTGTTTAGCCCTTTGTTTCATCCTTTTAGAACCCCCCTTGCAATTTGAGATCATCAACTACTACCGTGGAGTGTTTAGCCCTTCAGTTCATCCTGTTAGAACCCCCCTTGCAGCGGGGCTTGTTAACAAAGTTCTTGATTCTTGTTGCCTAGTGAAATTATAGAGCCCAAAAAGCAAGCAAGGCCCCCAGTCCTGATGGATTCAGTATGGGCTTTTTTTCTGGCGGCATGGGATAGCATTAAGGTTGATCTGATTACTGCATTCCGAAGCTTCTTTCTTAACCTAGGTCAGATTTCCAAGGTAAACCAAACTTTTGTTCGGCCCATTCCCAAGGTTGAGGGGGCCAGCTCCCTGCCTGAGTTTTGGCATATAGCTATGTGCATTCTCCTTTACAAGTTTGCGGCAAAGGTCCTTGCCAACCGTCTGAAGGGCATTGCAGCTGGTTTGGAGTCCCTATCAGCTAGCCTTCATTGGAAAGTGTATCACCGACAACATCCTATTTTGTTCTGAACTGGCCaaatgttttgatcaaaacttcAGCCCCCTGCGGATATGCTCAAGTTAGATATCCATATGGCTTATGATTCGGTTCGATGGGATTTCATCAGAGATTGCCTGCATTTGATGGGCTTTCCCCCAATATTCATTTCTTGGGTGTATATGTGTATATCTACAGTTCACTTCTCCATTCTGATCAACGGCAGTCCGGTTGGCTTCTTCCCTAGCACCATGGGCATTCGCCAAGGGTGCCCTATTTCCCCTTTCTTGTTCACTTTGGTCATGGAGTCTCTATCTTGTAGTGTGCAGATTCTAGTGGACCAGGATTTGGTTTAACCCTTCGGGAAGGGTAACTCAACTAAGTTGTCTCACCTCGCCTTCGCGGACGACATCatcatcttcaccaaggctaaCGAAGCTTCACTTGGTCATATCATGGCAGCAGTGGACTCATTCTTCTCTATGTCGACTCTTTTGGTCAACAAACTAAAGTATTCCCTGTTCTTGGCCGAGGTCTTTGAGGCTTCTAGAAGTGAGTTTAGTAGGATTACTGGTATCTCCCTGGGTCGCCTTCCTATGGAGTACTTGGACCTGCCCTGATGGCCTCTAGGCTAAGGGCTCACCACTGCACCCCTATGTTGGATATGCTCTGGAAGAAGCTTCAGATCTGGAAGGTTAGGCTCCTCTCCTGCGCTGGCAGATTGGAGCTTGTTCAGTTAGTGATGCAATCTGCTTACATCTTCTGGTCAGGGGCCTTTGGGCTACCGTCAGCCACTTCTCATCAGTTAGAGACTTGGAGTCGTTAATGAGTatctttctttggaaaggaagGAACAACAATAGATTCCTCCACACCATTAGCTGGGAATCAGTTTGCAAGAGAtcaggaggggggggggggggggagctagGCATCTGTGGGGTTAAATAGGTATGTAGGGTGGATATCCTTAAGGTAATCTGGAAAATTGCCTCCAAGTCCCCTAGTATTTGGATCGATTGGGTATACAACAGATACCTCCACAAAGATTCCATCTGGACTACTTCAGGCTCTTCTCCAATCTAGAAGCTTATCTTGAAGCTTTGGCACCTTGTAAAGGACATTATTATCCCTTCCATTGATGACGGCTCCTCTATGTATCTCTGGCTTGACTCGTGGCATCCCGATGGTGTTCTCCTTTCCACCTATGGAGACCGGATTAGATATGATGTTGGTTCCGACCATATGGTCTGAGTGTTGTCTATTTTGGCAGGTGACTCATGGCAATCAGGGTCTGCTCCATCCCCTCCCTTTGCTCCTGGCAGCATGGGAAGCTTTACCCTCTCTTAGAAGAAAGCTCCTGAGGAGCAGTGacttggttatttggggggccaCATTTTCTGGGAAGTTCTCTTCAGCCTCGGCGTGGGAGCTGATTCGCTCGAGAAGGCTGGTGGTTCCTTGGTCCTTGGTGGTTTGGTTTCCCAAGCACATGCTGAGGCACAGTTTCATAGTGTGGCATGCCCTTACCATGTCTCTCACTACAACAGATTTGCTCCAATCCAGGTTGATTTCAGTTTCTTCTTCCTGTATCCTTTGTTGGAGTGGCTTAGAATCTGTAGATCATTTGTTTTTTATCTGTCCCTTCTCCCGAGTCCTTTGGGAAGTTATCATCCGTAAGTGCTGGTTATGCCCAAGATCTGTAGGCACCATTGAGCATGAGTTGCGGTGGATTATCTCCTCCTTCAATGGGAAATCGTATTGTGATGCTGTTGGTAAACTCGCCTTTTGTGCCACTGTCTATCATATTTAGTATGAAAGGAATCTGAGAAAATGGATTGACAAGTCTAGGTCTTTTCAGCTCATCTGGGACACCATCCGGTTTGAGGTTAGAAGTAGGATTGGCTCCTGTTCCATTGCTGTTCCCGAAACCATTAGGAACCACCATACTGCTACCATACTGCTTCCAATTGGTGTCTCAGTATTCCCTTTCAGGAAGCTGACCCCTCCCCCCTAAGGGCCTGACTCTTGTCGGCAGTGTCtactccctccctccctcccccccccccctttattttctgttcttcACCCCTTTCGGGTGCCTTTGTAGCTGCGCTTTGATGATAATGtaatttattcaccaaaaaaaaaaaaaaaaaaaagagagatatcTCTCTGCTTTTTTCTGTTCTTATCTTTTCgtttctttccttcattattcTAGTTCAACTTCTGAGAAGGTCCCTCATGACTTCTATCTAATACattgtttgatttggtttcttgaaaattttagcTTGTTAGGTTTTACACAAGAATTGGGTTCAAGGCTGTGCATGAAGTGACTGGTTCGTCTGTTGGAGACCTTGCTCACATGCTAGTCTGGGGAGGCAAAGGGACCCGAATGGATGCTGACATCAAAGAACTTATGATAAAATGGTGCTGTAGGTTTACCATTCACAGTTGAACTTATCCAGCAATCTGGACAAAAGAGGGTTACAGCTCCCAAATTTTACAGTTCCCTAGCCAAGAGAGCTAAGATTCTGCTGCTCATTTACTTTAGAGAACAACTCATACTAAAAGCCCTTTCCACTGTGAGTATATGTTTATTCCTCATTCCCACTAGGGAAAACTTTTATGTGTTTTTCTTCATTGTCATTGCATATAAAGTGGTAGGTTCTAATTAAAACTTTATATCGTTTCCTTTTATTCCTGATGATTCTGACTCAATAATTGAAAATTGGGTGCCATAATACTCATTTTACATTGAAACAAATAAAGCTCAAGTTTAATTGCCCATTTTACATTGAAACAAATGAAGCCTAAGTTTAATATTGTATTGCCCAATTTTTGGTAAACCTGTTGTTCTTGCTGCTGCAAGTATGGGTTAGATTGCATCTTTTGCATATCAAGCTATCTTCATGTAAACTAGTTGGTACTGCCTCCATTTCCAGAGATTCAATCTGTTTTACCATGGTGAGGAGATAGCCACCATGTTTTTTACTATTGACTTCATATTGTTGGTTCGAAAGTTATCAACTTTTCAACCATTTGTTAAAGCTCCATTCCACCATATAATGAACTCTATGGATTGAAACTTACCAAATGAATAGAATGTGACGTACTAACATGGCTACATGTGGATATTTGTAGGTGCAATTTAAGCTGCCACAATGCAGAATTTACTGCTTTCCCGGATACACTCTGTCAGCCCTCGCACAATATAAATGTAAAATCTTCAGAATGGTCTCAAGCCATTAGCTTCAGTGTGTAAAGAGATGCTGTATACAGTTATATATATGTAGTGCAATCACAGTTTTACTCTTGTTCTTATGTAGATGTTATTATGTATTGGAATAAAATCTAAGTCAATGATTTCTACACAAGAAAAGTTATAGTTTGGTTTGTGTACAAATACATGGCCATATGGTGTGTGTAGGAACAGAGGGCAGACCTCGgcacaacggtaaggttgctccattgcgacctagtgatcatgggttcgagttgtgaaacagcctctccgcaaaatGGGGGGAAGGCTGCACACATCAAGACCCTcacagaccccgcagtggcaggagcctcgtgcactgggtacgtcctTTTTTATGGTGTGTGGGAAAAAAATGTGGCATCTAAGACAATGTATAATGGTCTAGGATTCAGCTGCAAAATCTATGATTGAAGCTTCTTTTTTtaggaggggggaggggtggggggcaAATTATTGATGCAAAGCTGTATATTCAATGCCAAAATCTCTTGTTGAAGTATAACTAATACAGAAGATTTGCTGATTCATCAAATACAGCAACTTTCTTTGTCCTCGTCAAGTACATTtagtttttctttatatatatggaTGGATATCATTACTCCAAGAAAATATTAAGTTGCCAAGTACAAACACATAAATGGATATATAAATAAAAGTATGATATTATAAAAATGAATGAATTTTGCCATCTCTTCTTCCGAGTTGGAGAATTGGTTTCCTACTGAAAAATTGAACATCCTCTTGACCATTGTTCCCATTTGCCCCATCATAGGTCTCAGCTTCCCAGCCACTGCAACCACTTTCTAAATGAATGTCTACCCTGTTGACAACCTATTGCCCAAAAATTTTCACAAATGAGGACCATGAGGAGAAATATACAAGAATCCTGCAATATGACAGACTTTGTGATCCTTCATCATGAGTTGTTGCAACAAGATTGCATTGAACAATGTATTTGTTCGACCTTGGCTAGTAAAAAATCATGCTTTTGAGTATGCTCTGGAAGTAAGTCTATGTACTGTGCGAGGTTGAGGTAATTAATCCTAGAATTTGTAGGTTTAGTAGTTCTTATTTTTCCATCCTTTTCAACCATTAATTGTAGTTTAAGGAAGATGATGCAATGTAAAGTATTACAATGGACTACTGCTTAGTTTTGGTGGATTGCTTGATGTCATTGTAGTTTGTCAAGTATTTCTGAAACTGTCACTTATTATATTACCTGATTGCTTCAAGTTAGGACTTATAAGTACCTGAGTGCTTGTTCCTTTACTTCATCTTTAGGATGGAAATTTAGATCTAGACGTGGCCCTGACTAATCATAGTTTATCTTCCCAAATGCCAAGTTAACTAGTGGATGGTTCTTGCATTTGATTACATTCTTAATTATG
This window encodes:
- the LOC122651755 gene encoding uncharacterized protein LOC122651755, which encodes MFPISRVSSLNLTPLQPAKTHYSSYSSSFSSPVYKPISQITLLSSTKNPAPISVETHLTSTSNYRDNTLPTMSEIMDSSRAQNLHLQLQTLGPFFRITATSLKTKRELGRAEGLVRFWLGGKILHLDSIRLCRETLSMEKSIFGIGLFIGAVAIRYGYDCGCRIAELLAINDSDLYHSKLVRFYTRIGFKAVHEVTGSSVGDLAHMLVWGGKGTRMDADIKELMIKWCCRFTIHS